In Antennarius striatus isolate MH-2024 chromosome 20, ASM4005453v1, whole genome shotgun sequence, the genomic window GCAATTCCAGTCAGGAAACACGAGTTTAAGATTCAGTATCAGCCTATATTTAATCACCTCACTGCCCTGCAGCTCAAAAGTGCTTCCACCTATCAGGAAGCATCGATCAGTGTTCATGACTCAGTGATTATTTGGCAAGCTGCTGAGAGTTCaggccttttttttccccttcttcttcctcctctggccTGTACTGGATCAGAAACTCCCCACCCACTGGAGTTTTGGAGACATTACTAATCTCCCCAAACTTCATCTGGGAAAGCCAACGCTGTCAACAGAGAAGCCAATGAAGACACATTTTTATGATAATTATTCCAGCTTCTCTTTAGTAATCACCCTGTCAGAAAGCGGTCGACTTTAGGTTGGATTTAAGAGGCCATCATGGAGAGTATCGGTGACTTTTATTGGAGATTTGAGCGGTTTAGCCCAGAAACACTTCATTAATCTCCTTGTTATTGAAATAACTGAATTGTATTGGTAGTTGTTTCGGTTTGTTTATCTGCTCCGATGTGAGAATGTGCCGTTTTTCTTTGAATCCTAGTCATGACAGTCAGTAGAGAAGACATTTGAAGGTCCTTCTCTGGGCTCTTGGAAATGATAACGCTGATTTTGCACAGATTCATTGATTCATGAAGTGACTAATGCGTGACGTAAACTGATTAtggaatgcattttaaaaagaagtaGGTGAATTATAGTTGTGGAAACAAAtcaattaatgatttattttgtcttccGGGTATCGCTGTTCTgctaaaactgttttaaaactgattcacaatcatttaaaaaaaaaattatttcattattatcattcattCTTTTTACAATCTGGTACCTTGATTTTACCCAGAATGCAActtgatttctgtttttgtcttttcccgGAATCAAGTTGAagaaaatggggggaaaaaacccgACATAACTTTTTGTGCGTTTCAGTGAAGACATcttaaagttattattattatcattatcattattagcGGCTTCCTGATCTTGGCTTGGGAACATGAgcgggaaacaaaacaaaaaaaaaaatgctgaaaggaTCCAAATCGCTGTCCGCCGACGCACAATGAACTCCTTCATAGCCGGAGATGTGATGTGATCCTATGTGGTTTAATCAGTGCAGGAATGTCTCTACCTGCTCTCtttctcacgcacacactcacacacactcacacacactactatctctttatgaatgcatttctgtttcttgttttttttcctcccttcctgTGATTTTCTTGATATTTTTCCAAACACAAGTGTTTGTTCGGGTGTTTTCCCGACCGGCACCCTAGATTAAAATCGACTCATGGCGTAAACATCACGCTGGACGGTTTGAAATTCTTACTCAGAGTGAAATCATACGTCTAGAGTCTAGACATGGGGTGTTCGGTTAGAATCGGAGGAGGTCTGATAACTCATCCCGTCTCCCCTGCTGAGGTCCAGACGTTTAGAAACCTGCAGATAAAACGTATTTGTCTGCATTTATATAGAATAAATCTGCTTGTGAACACTCCCTCTGTCATCCAGGCTGCAAAGACTGATTAATAAACTCAGAAAGGGTAGAAAATACTGTGATGACACAGAACAGCTATGAAAAACAACGCAAAGAACTCTTTGTCTCTAATCATGCATTGTAAATAAATTCCTCCGAGTCCATAAAACACAACGCCCTTAAAGGGAAACCCTGCAGAGAGCCAAACAATGGGAGCGCAAGTTTGAAAACAGATTGCATATTAGAAATTGTTGGCCAAAAATGCAGTTGAGAAATCGTCTTtagcattttaaataaagtagaAATCTGTTTGCACAAAGATACGACGTGTGGGAAATAAAGTGCCACAAACTGCTCGTTTCTAAGTTTGTACCCAGATTCCTCCgaggcaataaaaatgttaacatcCTCGAAGCGGAACCGAATAAAGTTAGCGCCGTTTTAGATCGAACTGAACTCCAGAAGTGGAAACACAAACTTGTTTTGAAAAGAAATCAAGCGTGTCGTTCAAAGTTGTGTTGGACGTACGTAGCCGCAGATGTTAGCATCCGCTAGCAGAAAGATCCAGGCCtcataaaatttttaaaaaaaaatcactttcaggctgaaaaatgttaaaatagagCGGATTTCTTTTTCAGTTACATATAAAAACTTCTAACTTCTTGGTCTTTCTGGTTTCTCCAAGTTCTTGCGTTTCATCCGCCGGGGGAACcgtcaattttttatttttttttggcgcCAAAAGTAACGGCAATCCTATTTGGATCCTGTTGAGACGTTTCTCTTTCAAAAAACCACAAATGTAGTCACGGTGGAGCCAAATGAactgtcggggggggggggggtcgcgaAGTCAGTGGGACGCATCCgctgcaagaaaaaaagaaaaagaaaaactcgcgTTTCACGACAAACCGTCCAATAGCTGCTGAGATGTTTCTAAAACCGAGCTAAACTGAGGCTAAAAATATCCGCTGGCATCCGTTTGGGGGGGAGGCTTCAGGTGCCGTCCAGCCTCGTGGTTAGCGGTCGGGGAGATAAATTTATTCTGACatgtgcagatttttttttttttataatagttTCCCAGCTGATTCATCATTTCGTCAGACGATAAAGGCTGGATTTCTTCTTCTAGCAGCGCCGCTAACCTCGTACCTAACGAAACGGCTCAAACGATGATGCACGATTAATCGATGACGTTCTGGATGCTTTCAGATCTCCTCCCTCTTTGccatgtttttctcatttttcctaTATGTTTCTGGACAGAAAAGAAAGTCAAATAAACACGACGTCCAGAGCCCGTTATAGTTTAGGGAATTGTTTTTGTCGGTTTGGCAGCCAGGCGCGTCTTTCTGAGCCAAGACATCAGGAAGAGGAacgtaaaaaaacccaaaaaccccAGAGGAAGGAGGTTGGGTCAATTAGCAGACGTAGATCTGTTACCAGCCTGAATGTgaagtttgatttttattcGGAGGACTTCCTGAGGTAAAGGTTGGACTTGTAGGACGTCCTGCCAGCTGCGGCCTCGAGATAAAGGAGAAAGAATTTCATCGTGTTCATGtctactttgtttttttctccttgcaGTCTCTGTCTCAGCGCTACCAGAGGCAGCTCTCCTCAGCAGTCAGAGGTGAGAACACAAACACCTCCATGAACCTTTATGGAATCCATTCAGAAATGTTGTCTAACTCCCAGTTTCTTCAGATGAAGTGTCTCGGGTGCTGCCCTCGCTGGTGATGGTGGACAGGGCTTCGCCTCGACCCAAAGTCGCCGCCCACGTCACCGGAAGCTTCGTGCCCAAACTGGAGCAAAACGGAGGTGAGTCCAGCAAAACTGCTGCCGGAGTTGCGAAAGGCCTTTACGACTTTATCGACTGAACATCAGCAGTCGATAAAGTTTTTGAAAAGTTAAAACCGATTATCTGCTGCGTGCGGACTTGTCCTGACGCTACGATGCAGCTGCGACGGATATCACTTATTAAAACAATGTGtttgggaaagaaaagcatattttcttctcctttttaaaattttttatgacgaaagaaaagcagaaacgACTAAAAAACGCCGAGTGAGCAGTATCTTGAGATTACAATTCTGGTTTTTTGGAGTCAGAATTTTGGATCTCGTGTTGCAgcgttttttgttatttttttaaattcgtaACAATAGCTTATAAAATTCAgacttgatttattttaatctcaGGAGTATTTCTTTTATATCCTTTCACGACTTTcgcaataaatattaaaatgttttcctgaTATCCATCTGCGGTTTTTATGTTCTCGAAGGAAATTTATGGGATAAATCCTGATCTGGGTGACGAGTTAGTTGTTCGGCAGAAAATCTCCAAATCATAAATTGTTGAAACGACACAATAAGAACATCTGATGCTGAAAAAGATTTGAAGGAACTGttcgatgtttttttttacttcctcaGCTCCGGCCTCCTCCGGGCGTCGAGTTCAGGGTCAGAAGATCTCCTGGTGGGAGGGCCAGAAGGGTCTGGCGTTCCTCCAGGACGTCCGGCTGGTGGACGGGGAGCTGGTGGTGCCTCAGCCGGGCCTCTACTACGTCTACGCCCAGACCTACTTCAGACACACCCACgcgctggaggaggagggcgaAGACGGCGAGGACTCGGGAGACCGGGGGAGACCCCTCCTGCAGTACGTCTACAAAAAGGTGAGGGTTCCTGTctcggtgcccccccccccctcacagacGTGGAAAAAGGTGGGAATCCCAGACAGGAAATGCAAGCctgatgtcatcagcatatgTTCGCGTTCCTCGCAGCGTTCAGCCGCAGACGGGTGATGCACAACAGATGAGAAGCCGGACGGTGGTCTCCGCAAaaacaatggggggggggggtgttccatCCCAGCGTGGCACAAATCGATTTTAATGTTGAATTTATTCAGTTCAGCGTCGAGTCAAAGCGTTTGCACTCAGATATTAACGTGATAAACGTCTTTCAAGCACCTCACCGACATTCTCACCCAATTTATGGTgaatcaaatcttttttttttcttttttttttctttttaactcaAAATAATCCCAGACTCAATCCCAGATGTTTCTATTTGGTGCTTTCAATGACCCTTTGCATTTGGAGAACAGATGTGTGCCTTCCAGGAATCGCCTTATGTCCAAACATGGaacaaatgttgtgtttttataaaacGGATTCAAATTCTACGGTACGGAGCAAAACATCCGACCGGCCTGTGTTGATTGATGATTTTTTCACAGTAAAGATGTTGAGAAttatgacagaaaaataaaatgaactgttGCGAAAGACTGTTTTGcagattgttctgtttgtttccgCTCTTGGGTCGTAAATAATACTGATAAATACTGCAGCAGGACGTTCACAAAAGATTTGGAGGGAAGTTTTTGATGATCAAACATCTGCCTGGTTTTGAATTTAAACGATACCAGGTAGAGATGTGGTAGAGCTGTAAATTCCCACGTTTTTATCCGACCCCCAACGCACCACTGACCTCCTGTGACTCACcttctcctcgtcttcctcccctACAGGTGAGCTCCTACCCGGTGCCCATCCTCCTGATGAAGACGAGCCGGACCTCCTGCTGGTCCCGGGGTTCTCAGTTCTCTCTGCACTCCGCCCACCAGGGGGGGCTGTTCCCTCTGAGCAGCGGCGACCGCCTGTTTGTGACGGTGACCAACGCCACCGCCGTGGACATGGACGAGAAGAGCAGCTTCTTCGGCGCCTTTCTCATCAGCtagaggagcagaggaaggaCGTGGGTTCGCGTCCCGGTCCGGGGGGGAAAAATCTGCagctttgtttcttcttttcttttaaaaaatccagGATCTGATGACACTGGTTCGGAAACGGGGCTGGGTTCCATTCCCCTTTCAGTGAAAACATGGACCCCACTGGTTCTGGAACAGAGAACCCATGACTTGTCTGCTCTGAAGCTGACACGTTGAGGTTAGCTGTGGTTCCATGCTTCATCTGACCTTCATCCCCAGCTGGATCTCATCCACAAGTAATGTGTTCCTGGATGTGTTGTGTTCAAGGTCATCAGAAATGTTTGTAAATGTGGACATTTACCCGTGTAAATGTGGAgcgatgtgcgtgtgtgtaaagATGTAAATATTCTAcaaaatattcttatttttccCAAACGGTAAATTGTGGAGCTCCAACCTGAACTCCCTCCGTGAGATGATGAATGTATGACCCCTGAACTCACCATCCTGCCTCCTGGGTCTCAGTAAACGTGGAGGGACGGACGCGTCATGAACGTCATTACTGGTGTCTTTATTTAAACCTTATTTTGTCGTGACTCTGAACTGACTGGATGATTAAGACCAGAGTCACagattcattcaaaaaaaacccaacaacctgCCATTTCTAAACTGTATAGACTATTTGAAAAGACTTAAATGTGTGGAAATATTTTCATCCACAGCTGAGGGACGGATGTAAAAAGGATTCGaacaaataacatgttttttcacTTTGACCAAAACTGAATGTTCATGTAAATAACTGAGTTTTTGTCTGtaaatatgtgaaataaaagacaatCTTATGCCTCCTTTGACAGTGTTTGGATTCTTCATGCATTATGTGTCTAATttagtttttactttttaaaaatcaacattaaCTAAATCCGTCAAATGAAATATGGAAAAGTGGAAAAGACAAACCCCATGAAATGATCTGATAATGCATCTATCAAGCATTCAAGTGCAGTACTTTGAGTAAAAGTACTTAGTTACATTCCACTAGTGTTACACAAATGATCCAGGGACCTCAATCAATCACCAACAGatcttatattttaaatatttgtgagtATTACCTGTGGAATTGCTTCATATGGAACAAACAATCATTTTTATGGCTCACATTTTTCTATTCCCTCAGAGTGATCTGGtatcatgtaaaaaaattaaagaagtaTGTTTTATAAGGTGACGTAAAATCCACCACTGATAAATGGACTGTTTAAAAGAATCCAGATCCGGCCTCCTCTGGCTGGGTAATGAAACACATTTGGTAAATTAATCTTTGTGTGtgcttgccttttttttttccagtttgtaTGAAACCACGAAATAATCCGATTCAGCCTTTTGTATTTATATGAAAGCTTTCACGCTGGGTCTGCGACGTTTTCACCATAAATCAGAGGAGAGGTTTAAGTGGTAGCGGATGTACTGGTGGTCGTTTAGCCAGGGGTCACTGACTTCGCTGCAAACAAACGCCGCTTGAAgagggggctgatgggaaaacacaaacagagtgGAAGCAGCCTGAGCAGATGAACTAACCCTTGGATTAATCATCATGATCACATCGATCATGAGGATTCTGGCTGGAATGAAACTCCatgctgccacctagtggcgATTTTTGGCACAACACGTCCAAACAAGACAACACAACACTTCATAagtgtttgattttctttcttttttgtggaaatatgttacatttatattacaggTATTTAAATGCCCAGAGGGGAGAACAAAAACCGTTTGGACGCACCAGAAACGAAtacgaaggaggaggaggagacggccTATTAACCGAGATGAGAAAGTCCAGATTGGGTCAACAGACTCGAAGGGGCAGAGGGCGGAACCGACGCCCCCACGCGTAACCTGTTAGGACACATCCAATAAATACTGCAAATCTTattataacaaaaaaagaaaaaagtcaaggAAAACGGGCGTGTTCTCCTTCTCAAGAACGTTGTCGTCTTTAGCAGCACGTGTGTGGCttccagaaaacaaaaatgtgaaaaacaatgtGAAGGGCCTGCAATCAACCAGAGATTTTAAACACAAGTGAGAACTGTGTGAAACCACGGGGGGGGAAAGTGCTAAAGATAAATAAACGAGAAGAAGTTCATTTGTGGATTTGACAGcgttaaattaaaagaaaaaaaaaaaagaaaaaaaagggaacagTTCCCACCAGCGAGTAAAGCTCGGTTAAAAAACGTCTAACGGGTCGGTTGAGGGTTCGTTTCTTAGCTTACAATCACATCTCAGATTAACGTTCGCTTCTAAACATTCAACTCGCATTTAAGCTGGTGGCGTTTTAAGTCACATCCCAGTTCTCGCAGCAGAAGTTATCAAAAATAACCGAGCTTCCCGTTTTTGATTCGTCCTCgagtttaaaaaatacaatctgACTTTAACCTGTGTGCAAATGTTCTGGTTGAGTGCAGGTCTGCCCCTGCACCAGCTTCCATTGATCTTTTCTGAACGTAACttataaaatatagaataaaatgtCCTCTTAAATGGAAACCGATGAGTACATGTACAAAAAGTTGTCTGATATAAATTACACCAgtctctgatgatgatgatgtcgtcTCTCGTCCTGTTCCCCTCCCGAGCCGAAACGTTCccctcatccacacacacacactctcacatgcACGCAAACACAACTTAGCTACACGACGTACTCTACACGTTACCCGTCGTAGAGAAACGGGAAAAGAAAACCGAAATTAAATCTCTGCACATACTGGAAAGGCTACACCCCCTCTTTTGCGCCGCGTCGGTACGCAAACGCCACCGAGCGTGGAGCACTTTTCCTTGGTGGCGACTTGAAGTTTACCCTCGCCGTCGCGTGTCACTGTAGCTGCCTTGTTCTGGCTCCGCCTCCGCGGGTCACACCCAACCGACAGGAGGGGCGGGGGGTGTCgagggttggggggtgggggaggtgaATGTGCGTGACTGACTGGAGGAGAGGCGGGACTTCAGCAGTCGAAGCGCATCTCCAGCGAATCGTCGAAGCCCCGGGAGTCCTGTCCCGACCCGGACAGGAAGGTGGCGGTGACGGGGGCGCCGGTCGCCGTGGTGACGTTGAGGAGGGTGCTGGCGGGGGAGCTGGTGGCCGGGCTGCGGAGCGCCGCGGCGGTGATACTGGTGAGGTTGATGCCCAGCGTGAGGCGGGTCTGCTCCAGAGCTTTCTCCGGCACGGCGAACGCCTCCAGCTTCTTCTCGCCGTTGGCCATGTAGGAGTTCTGGCAGCCGCGGCAGATGCAGTCCAGACACGCCTGAGGACAACAACCatcagtaaacaacaacaacaacaacatgcaaTACGTGAAGTTAAAGCCTCATTCCCACCTTGCGGTTGGAGTAGCAGGGGCAGCGCTGCCCCCTACAGGTCAACACGGAGGGGTTCTGAGTGGCTCGGCCGCATTTGCAGCCCTTCTTCTCCACCGGTTTCTTATATAGGGGCTTCGAGGGGCTGGGGGGGTGTGTCAGGGGGTGCGCGTGGGGATGCGGGGGTATTCTGTCGCGTGGTTGTGCTCTGGGTTTGGGGGGCCCCTGCCTAGCCTTGGTGTAAGCCTTCTTGGGGCCCCCGTGGTGCTCCACAGTCTTTTTCAGCGCCTTGTTGGAGACCACCAGGGTCTTGCCCACCTTGGGGGGGCCGCCGTTGGGCACGGGGGCCAGGTGCGGGTGGGACATCGCCGCGGGGAACTTGGGCTCTTGTTTGGTGGTAGGGTTGGGGTGATGGGGGGAGCTGTTGGCACCGAGGAGAGGCCCCCGTAGGAGACTGGAGATGGGGAGGGGCTGCACCTTCTCGCTGTCGCTTTCCGAGCGGGAGCGCTTGCGGTTGCACCGGGGGAGGACGTGGGGGATCGCCGCGGAGGGCTGAGGGGGAGGCTGCAACGAGGGCTGCGGGTGAGGCGGGAGGGTCCGAGGGCCGTTCTCGGGGGGTAACGAGGGGATGAGGCGGGAGGAGTTGTGCCCGGACGGGCAGTGGGGCCCGTTGAGGCTCTGGTGATGGACCGGGTGGGGGCAGTCCGGCTGGGGGAGCGGTTCCGGGTCGGGGTCTGTCTCCAGAGTCCTGAGCACCTCCTCCACGCTCAACAACAAGGCCCCCCCTCCGTGTTTCAGGTCATCCCCGAAAGGACTGATGTCACACAGCGCTGCCTCCCCCGTCCCCGTGACGCTCACACACACCGGGATCTCCTCCGAAAAGCTCTCCTGCTTCGCGACCCCTCCGCCCGTTTCTACGGTGACGGGCTGCAGAGCGTCCAAACTCACCAGGCCGTTACAGTCGTGCAAACCGTTCACGCTCACGGGACTCGGCTCCTCCACCTTCAGCTCCTTCGTCAGAGGAGCTTCATCCGGTTGGATCAGGTTGGAGGTGGAGGCCACCTGCGAGAGGCAGAAGGAATCAGAAACGTTTTCCACCTCCGGCTCGCTCTCAGCCACCGTCAGGCCTTCGTTGAGCACGGCCTGGAGGTCCGGCGAGTCGCTGGCGGCGCTGGCTATGTGCGAGGCGAGCGGCGACTGAGTGATGTAGAGGCAAAGCTTCCTGTAACAGTGGACGAGCAAGGAGAGCTGCTTGTTTTCCTCGAAGCGGGAATAGTCCTTACACCAACTGCAGGACGGCTTCAGCTGCATCCTCTGGCCTCTGCAGCCTCGGCAGACGTAATGCTGGCATGACGAGTTGGTGGGAGCGATGGGGTCTTGCAGCAGGTTACCTGAAGGTGTGAGAAGACAAATATCCCACATGAGAACCCAAACATGCCATACATTCAGACGTGCAAACATTTTTCAGTAAATGAAGTTGgaatatttgcatttcaaaaagACTGCTTTCCACTTTGCGTCATTCCAACAGCTTCCTCCACTGATTATCTATTTGTAAACCTGAGTGGTGGATGGCAACTCGCCAGCGCGGCTGACAACTGCTCTTTGAGTGGGGCTTCCTTAGCAACACTGGTTACTAGGGAGTGCAGCTgcagattggaaaaaaaaaagaaccaaggTGCATTCATGAGGATCAACCAACCTTAGAAACACTGCGCCTACTGAAAACAAGGAAGTCTATATTTAACTTGATGTATGGTCTGCTTTCATATGGATCTATTATTCATAGGGTGGACGTGGAGGTGCAATAGATATGAGTGGAACGAAGCAGCTGCTCTTTTCAATACTCGAGCAATCACAAGACAAATACCTCCTTTATCAACAGTCGGTTTTCCTTTCACAAGGACGCGCATTTCCAGTT contains:
- the msl2b gene encoding E3 ubiquitin-protein ligase MSL2b; translation: MNPVNATSLYLSASRSVLQCDPRDPRALAELCKLLPFFRQSLSCLVCGNLLQDPIAPTNSSCQHYVCRGCRGQRMQLKPSCSWCKDYSRFEENKQLSLLVHCYRKLCLYITQSPLASHIASAASDSPDLQAVLNEGLTVAESEPEVENVSDSFCLSQVASTSNLIQPDEAPLTKELKVEEPSPVSVNGLHDCNGLVSLDALQPVTVETGGGVAKQESFSEEIPVCVSVTGTGEAALCDISPFGDDLKHGGGALLLSVEEVLRTLETDPDPEPLPQPDCPHPVHHQSLNGPHCPSGHNSSRLIPSLPPENGPRTLPPHPQPSLQPPPQPSAAIPHVLPRCNRKRSRSESDSEKVQPLPISSLLRGPLLGANSSPHHPNPTTKQEPKFPAAMSHPHLAPVPNGGPPKVGKTLVVSNKALKKTVEHHGGPKKAYTKARQGPPKPRAQPRDRIPPHPHAHPLTHPPSPSKPLYKKPVEKKGCKCGRATQNPSVLTCRGQRCPCYSNRKACLDCICRGCQNSYMANGEKKLEAFAVPEKALEQTRLTLGINLTSITAAALRSPATSSPASTLLNVTTATGAPVTATFLSGSGQDSRGFDDSLEMRFDC
- the tnfsf10 gene encoding tumor necrosis factor ligand superfamily member 10, which encodes MTGSGPKLGVLLLLAVLLQTVVVTITVLHFTTALNSMKETFARSSVSCLTGGDLQSITAVRGDPCWQVTQQLHLLIEKSLSQRYQRQLSSAVRDEVSRVLPSLVMVDRASPRPKVAAHVTGSFVPKLEQNGAPASSGRRVQGQKISWWEGQKGLAFLQDVRLVDGELVVPQPGLYYVYAQTYFRHTHALEEEGEDGEDSGDRGRPLLQYVYKKVSSYPVPILLMKTSRTSCWSRGSQFSLHSAHQGGLFPLSSGDRLFVTVTNATAVDMDEKSSFFGAFLIS